The Miscanthus floridulus cultivar M001 chromosome 7, ASM1932011v1, whole genome shotgun sequence genome includes a region encoding these proteins:
- the LOC136462693 gene encoding uncharacterized protein: MRPAGPPTKPAGASAGAVQASSRRSSKRPGAVLRLLQAPAVVALAVSSSPGPASEPLCNLPPTLSGEDGGGRPGEANRIRHPKSDRAARCTSKCVSTCVLGGHGAPGVAGPFNIRRPLVVFKDTFRSRQYCLVECSDICNLLKDGEDGQ, translated from the exons ATGCGGCCGGCGGGGCCGCCGACGAAGCCCGCTGGCGCCAGCGCCGGGGCGGTCCAGGCCAGCAGCAGGCGTAGTAGTAAGAGGCCTGGCGCCGTCCTGAGGCTGCTGCAGGCGCCGGCGGTCGTGGCGCTCGCGGTGTCGTCGTCGCCTGGGCCGGCGTCGGAGCCGCTGTGCAACCTCCCGCCGACGCTGTCCGGCGAGGACGGCGGCGGGCGGCCGGGCGAGGCGAACAGGATCCGGCACCCCAAGTCGGACCGAGCGGCGCGCTGCACGTCCAAGTGCGTCAGCACCTGCGTCCTCGGCGGCCACGGCGCGCCGGGCGTCGCCGGGCCCTTCAACATCCGGAG GCCCCTGGTGGTGTTCAAGGACACCTTCCGAAGCCGGCAGTACTG CTTGGTGGAGTGCTCGGACATCTGCAATCTACTCAAGGACGGCGAAGATGGCCAGTGA